A section of the Syntrophorhabdales bacterium genome encodes:
- a CDS encoding 4Fe-4S dicluster domain-containing protein yields MQRTPGIMVIEPSSEQGKRRAAGIFSHKDSYLDQDAIKANLKEIRTYAKENHASLLDQLKNSLGQYSDIKVTFAENATSAAVRIREIAGATTLASMNKSNVVVNELRPELRAMGFQTYLRYFTEFNNFDIATFKKKVEDYWAVPGMHGRGLVESFGVARQFNEISSSETRDYVAVLGVNAASAQDGTLYFLQHMSNISKDLEQARKIIFVVSIEKVLKDKEAALFHTRSMGIFGLESVLLDLDPNPAEVYNFDSLPLLSGDGRAREVHLIILDNGRTALLNNGYEELFLCIDCRACARQCPIAKHLMVERQLVYSPKNYVLSFLQGKVSPLDECLHCGRCEVECPVAIDVPTLVWKTQIEYYQKHGRSLKKRLLDDPEILAKLGSLTAPLANWAGNLPIVKRIMELTAGIHHQANLPTFHRRTFRDWFKGGPRG; encoded by the coding sequence ATGCAGAGAACACCCGGCATAATGGTTATCGAACCCTCGTCTGAGCAGGGCAAACGCAGGGCAGCCGGAATCTTCTCCCACAAAGATTCATACCTTGATCAGGACGCGATCAAGGCAAACTTGAAGGAGATTCGCACCTATGCCAAAGAGAATCACGCATCCCTGCTGGATCAACTGAAAAATAGTCTAGGACAATATTCTGATATCAAGGTCACCTTCGCGGAGAATGCGACAAGTGCGGCCGTGCGCATTCGTGAAATAGCCGGTGCCACGACCCTGGCCTCCATGAACAAATCGAATGTCGTGGTGAACGAACTCCGCCCGGAGCTTCGCGCCATGGGTTTTCAGACCTACCTGCGCTATTTTACGGAGTTCAATAACTTCGACATTGCCACATTCAAAAAGAAGGTCGAAGACTATTGGGCTGTGCCCGGCATGCATGGAAGGGGTCTGGTTGAGTCTTTCGGGGTGGCCAGGCAGTTCAACGAGATTAGCTCGTCGGAAACCCGCGATTACGTGGCTGTACTCGGTGTTAATGCGGCCTCGGCCCAGGATGGAACGCTCTATTTTCTGCAGCACATGTCGAACATATCGAAGGACCTGGAGCAGGCCAGGAAGATAATATTCGTGGTGAGTATTGAAAAAGTGCTGAAGGATAAAGAGGCAGCCCTTTTTCATACGCGCTCCATGGGTATTTTTGGACTGGAGAGTGTGCTTCTCGATCTTGATCCTAATCCTGCGGAAGTCTACAATTTTGATTCATTGCCGCTCCTGTCGGGAGACGGGCGGGCCAGAGAGGTTCATCTTATCATCCTGGACAACGGGCGGACTGCGTTGCTGAACAACGGCTATGAGGAACTCTTCCTTTGCATCGATTGTAGGGCATGTGCTCGCCAGTGCCCTATCGCCAAGCACCTTATGGTGGAAAGACAACTGGTCTACAGCCCGAAAAACTATGTCCTCTCGTTCTTGCAAGGCAAAGTGTCGCCGCTGGATGAATGTCTGCACTGTGGTCGGTGCGAAGTGGAATGCCCGGTCGCGATCGATGTACCCACACTCGTCTGGAAGACACAGATAGAGTACTACCAGAAACACGGAAGGAGCCTGAAGAAAAGACTGCTCGATGATCCGGAGATTCTTGCAAAGCTGGGATCTCTCACCGCACCGTTGGCGAACTGGGCCGGCAATCTTCCCATTGTCAAGAGAATCATGGAACTCACTGCAGGTATCCACCACCAGGCTAACCTGCCTACGTTCCACCGCCGTACGTTCAGGGATTGGTTCAAAGGAGGCCCCCGTGGATAA
- a CDS encoding heterodisulfide reductase-related iron-sulfur binding cluster: MDKKVVYYTGCWANYYGPDIGQSFVEVMRANGFEVLVPEQKCCGMPMMANANLKGAEKNFQFVMKSLYAASSPGYDVITTCPSCNMMLRKEGRKFFDSEEARYVAEHILDADEFVLRLHREGKLNTAFGEVPLKVFYHNPCHLKVQGLTKEPLDLLKLIPGVEVVGTNYNCCGLSGSYGMKKQNYKRSVEISQKVWDEAKNSGASAVVTECGGCGLRIKEGTGLTIVHPMVLLSKAYKAYKASKAA; this comes from the coding sequence GTGGATAAGAAGGTTGTCTACTATACCGGCTGCTGGGCCAACTACTATGGACCAGACATCGGTCAGTCATTTGTGGAAGTCATGAGAGCGAATGGCTTCGAGGTTCTTGTGCCCGAGCAGAAATGCTGCGGTATGCCGATGATGGCCAATGCCAACCTAAAGGGCGCGGAGAAAAATTTCCAGTTTGTGATGAAGTCGCTCTATGCGGCTAGCTCGCCGGGCTACGATGTCATCACGACCTGTCCCAGTTGCAACATGATGCTCCGCAAAGAGGGCAGGAAGTTTTTTGACAGCGAAGAGGCGAGATATGTGGCGGAGCATATTCTGGATGCGGATGAATTCGTGTTGCGTCTGCACCGTGAGGGTAAGCTCAACACCGCATTTGGCGAGGTGCCATTGAAGGTCTTTTACCACAACCCCTGTCACTTGAAAGTACAGGGCCTAACCAAAGAGCCGCTTGATCTTCTGAAATTGATCCCGGGTGTGGAGGTTGTCGGTACGAACTACAACTGCTGCGGTTTGAGCGGTTCTTACGGCATGAAGAAACAGAACTATAAACGTTCGGTAGAAATCAGCCAGAAGGTCTGGGATGAGGCGAAGAACTCCGGAGCCTCTGCTGTAGTGACGGAATGCGGAGGGTGCGGGTTACGCATTAAGGAGGGCACCGGCCTCACAATCGTGCATCCGATGGTGCTTTTGAGTAAAGCTTACAAGGCCTATAAAGCCAGTAAGGCTGCATAG